GTTCATAATTGGCAGAGCTAGAATATGAGTATGATTGATCCCAAATCTGAGTTCCTAATAATTCAGGGTATTTTCCATCTGGACCCATAGCAACCATTGCTGAAACCGCGATATTAGCATAGCTTATGAGAAGTATGTAGCCACCAAAATGGCTATGTCAGTCTAAATATAAGCACCCAGAAGCAGTACATAATCTTTCagcaaacttatttttaaatgactatagACAACCTAGAGAGCACTGAGAGAAGAATGGTCATCAAGGAAGCAGACCCCATGTTTCTGAGCCTGAAAAGATGGAGGCTCATGAGACGGTGTTAATATTTGAAATGCCATCATTACGTAGTACAGTTAGATATGTCTAGATATAGACACAGGGGTGGATCTGAACCCAATGAactaaagcaaaacagaaaataactttcTAAAGGACAATGAGATCTGAAGATGGAATGGGCTGCCTGGAGAGGTCAAAAGATTCCCATCACTGGCAGGTTCAACAGAAGTTGGAGGACACCTCACTGAGGATCATGAAATTGGGATCTGAATTATCTCACTTTCTAACACGTTATATGAACTAAATTCCATAAACTTGATAACAACTGGACTTTGGGTGATCTTGCAAAGAGGTAGCCTGACAACTGGTGGCAGCAGGGCTCGGGGCTGGGATCGGGAGGGACGGCCAAAGGCGAGGTAAGAAGTGGGAATTTCCATTCAAGgaggtgtttttaaaaaagtattgaaTCCAGGACATTTCCTCTACAGTGGCTGAAACTGTTGAGCATAATCATCAAGACAGAGTGTCAGCCATGATTCTCACCGCTGTGAACTAGAATAGCACAAGTGACtgattttagagagagaaaagcatgaaGCAGATGCATAGAACAcaccagaaaaaaacaagagccCGTACAGTACCATATCCTCAATTCCAGTACTCCTAATGCCCTAAGCATCATGAAACTCCAGTATTCTAATAAATTATCCTCTTTGCTTGAGATAGCCTGAGCGAGCTTCTCTCACTTGCAATTAAGAATCTTAGTACAtaagtaaaacaacaaaaagcaagtAAGAGATTTTGGGAAGTGTATTTTTACTTGAAACCTCTAGGCAGATCAGCAGCCCATTACCCCAACAAGTTAGAGCCTCCCTCATCGCAAATCTGGAATTAGGTGCTCCTCCACGTGCTCCCAGAGCAAGGAGAATGTGCCCAATTGTGTCTATTCACCGGACTAGAAACTCCACACGAACAGGGCCTGTATTTTTCTTGCTCACTGATGTAACCCAGCTTCCGGTATCACGTCTTTCATAAATAAGTATATACTTCCTATGACTGTGTTCAAAGACTGATCTTCTGCTCCAGAAAACAGCAGCACATAAGGGAAACAACTGGTCTGCTATCTGGAAGACCTGGGTTCTAGGTCAAGCTGTATAGTAAATTTACTCCCTAGCAAAATGGGAAAGCAACCTTTAAGACAGCTCTACACTTCAGGAATGTAGCATTTACTGAGACCCTAAGTTAtctcacacttcccaattcaAATAAACATTAATGATGATCACAGTACAACTTTCTTCCATAAGCAAGAGATACAGgatttcctctcatttttaaCCCTATAAATACgatgttttctttataaatctgTGGCAGAGATGTGCTGCTCAGATCCCCTTGATGGCCCCACTGCCTAGCTGCAAGGCTAGCTGACGGCTCCAGTTGTTAGCTTTGTCGGGGTTCACCTCAGCTTTTTAGCCAAATCATGCTGATCTCAAAGTGGTTCCGGGCCAAAGATGTGACGAGGCAGTGGTACAAGGGTCCAGCCATTTCCACCCGACATACTCCCCCTCTGACAGGTGGTCTCTGCTCTGGAGCTCCCCACTGGGCTGACAGCAACTGTCAGCTATGCATCCAGGACAGCTCTCCCTGGCTAACTCTGCGTCCTTCTTCACCTCCGACCGGAGTTTCTCTCCACCAAACCACTGTGCACTTCCAACTCCATTTTAGTGTCCACTTCCTGAGGGACTCAATCTGTGATCAAATCAAGGACTAGCTTGTTTCTGATCTACTCTGTTAATTTACTCTACCTCTCGTTTACTTAACCTCTGCTGATGTTAATAATGCTGAGCAGCCTTTTGACAGGCTGTGACGTTTTAGTTAAGGTCTCCAAAAGTATTTTAAGTCTAGTACAAGGTACAATGATTATTTAGTAACATAAATGACAGCAATTTTATCAGGAAAATTagatatatttcattgtatttagtAAACATACAtctattataaaaacaaacaccaaaaccAAACCTTCAGAGCTGTGACGTGGAAACTCACCAAACGATAGCCCCCTCTGCTGGTGCTTAACAGGAACCGCCCGCTCACTACTGCATCCTTTGGGAATGGAGACTTCTGGAAGCCCTGACACCTTGGTGTTAGCTTCTGTCCATCCAGTCCGACAGAGCATTTAAAATAGGATCAAATATCACAGACTGTCACTGACGCTAACCCAGGCTTTCAACCCTGGCGAGTGCAGCCAGGTCGTCTTCTGGTCTCCACAGCCTGGGACGCGGCAATCTCCCCCACATCTCCCAGAGCACAGCTTACTCGCGTATCTTGCTGTAATTTTGTggtatttatcagtttctgatttgataaatattttttatctacTGATTATCTGTCTTCCCCTTATTCACCACTATCATCCTCAGTGCTGCCTGGCATATAACAGTACGCAAAagtttttgaataaattaattaatcttttttcttttacttaataaataGATACATTTAGATCAGCCTtgaaattagggggaaaaaaatttacCTGAGAGAAAATTTCACCGTAAACATAAAGATCTTAGGATAAGAATTAACTGAGCCATTAGAGAAGAGGAGGTCAGGGCCAGTCAGGGACGACCACGAGGCCTGGGGAAGAGAAATGCGGGGAAGGCCAGCCGGTCCAGAGATGTTGCTAGATGTGCTCCCAATTGTGTCAATCACTGAAAATGAATGCCTGAAGGGAACCTCATCTAACAGGATCACACTTACAACAACTCTGACACAGACACGCAGCGGCACTCGAATATTACAGGGACACGGGGTCGCTGCCTCACAAGGCATCCTGCCCACGTCGGGAGACCCCGGGCTACCAACAGCAGCTGAAGAAAGGCACGAGATGGCACTGAATACTTACACATTAAAGGTAATACCATCagccaattaaaaaacaaacatagaaggtgttaattagaaaaattatttattcctgCTCCTTTCATACATCTTGTTGTTCGGGAAACAGCCTTACACACATCTCTGGAATAATGTACTGCCACACACTCTGTTTAAAGGCAAAGCACCACAGGGAAAGGCGATCGGCCGTGCAGAGTTCTCAGCCAGGCGATCGCACTTCCTGATTTTACAGTAATTTCTGAAAGTCACAAATGTCATCTCCAAAAAACGTTAAGGGGATTGTAAAAAATAATCACTTCATTCAATATTATAGTTGTAGAAGTGGAGTATATCtcctttaagaaattaaaaactaagaAGAAAACACCACTTAACATCGTGGGTATGTCAGCATAGGTCAGCAGGGAAAAATACTGTGATGAGCTTATCTCTGATACCAAGAAGACATTCTAGTCCAAGCTTCCTATGTGTTCACTAGATGCTTCttttttctgctgcttttcattcttttccatatttCATATCAGAGGATTGGTACAGCCTTTAAAACTTCATTAACAGGAGCACATCCAGTATCCACTGATTTCTTCTCAAAAGGCACTAACCCATCAGATAGCCcctgtagaaataaaatttataaacacaAAAAGTGAAAAGGAAGCAATATTTCTAAGTGCCCAAACAAATTTTATGATGAGGCAAATGACAATCTGAAAATACAATTGTGCAATTCCTTATACGGTTCATATTTCATATCTTGTCTCCCCGcccaataaataaatacattattggGCCTCAGTCCCagtccccttctccctcccagtaTAAAGTTACAAACCAATATGCTAAACAACACAGAATGAGAACAAGAAGTAAGATAAGGAAATGCTGTGCGAAAGTTAAAAGTCAGAATCAATTTTCTCTGGACTTCCTCCATTGCAACAAAATCATAAATGTTTTGATGAAAAGAAGCTGGTTTGGATTTTCTAAAAACTCCATTATTGGCaaaggagaaggtgggaggacCAGGAGCCTCAGCCTGAGAGGTGAGCCCTTGACCCTCAAGAAACAGCGAGCACAAGCGTCTGCCCCTGCCCCTCAATTCCTTTAGGAAACGTCCAGACAGCAGGCAGGGGCGCTGTTGAGCAGGTCAAAATTCATGTTGATCACATAGGAGATCCTTTTAGTAAAGGTACAAGTTAGGCCTTGAAATCTCCTTTAAATAAAGCATTAAGTTTGGTTTTAGAAAGTTCCAAACTTTTCCTTTTGCAATAAATCCTTGCAACCTATTATTAATTAAGGATCTGCAGGATCAGGAAAAAAATCGAAAAATTGTGTAAAACTATCTGCATTAAGAAAGGGTTCAACGCACCCTGGCCCCAGTGAGGCCTTCAGAACCTCTGTCCATTTGATCCTGCCTCTAACACTTAGTGGGTGAGCCTGGGCAAAGCTCagccagcttcctcatctgtagaatggagttACCGCAAAGAGCTGTAAGGATTATATAAGAGAATCTACTTATGTAGTAACTGTTGCTCATGGTAGTAAGCATCTGACAAacgttagctgctattattagtTCAGAGTCtcaagtttcttcatctggaaggCAGGGATTAAAAACGACTTCATAGGGTTGAGATCCCCtgcagcgcctggcacagaggagaccCTTAAGAATGTggttttcccttcctcccttccagcttctggacTCACCCGACTCCTCCAAGGGCAGCCAACCAGATCTCCCTAGAACTTCCTTGCACTTTTCTTCTGCTCTATCAGCCTGGCCAAGCCACACTCTGAGCACAGAGAGAACTTTCATCTCACCACCACCCTTTCAGCTCTGACACCACTCAATACTTCTCAGCTCCCTCCCTCAATAAAAAccaaattgaataaaaaataagaggcTCTCAGGATAAAGACTGACTTTGAAGACCTCCCCACAAATTTGCTACAAAAAGCGTACCTTATGACCTAAGCTTCAGAAAATGTTCAAGGCGATTGTAAGGCAGCATCCGCTAACACCTGCACCGTGGAAGTACTCCACAGCTAGCTTACACTGTGGAACAAAAGTCCCGAGGATGTGTGTCCTCTGCACACACCGACACGTGAACACGCACTTTTGGACACCTGTCTCCTACAACAGTTACATGCTGTGGTGTTCCTCCTCATAACTAGTGCGTGACCTACACTTATGCACTGTAAATCCATGGCTTATTGTCAATATATATTTAGATGGAAAAGAGTACTTACATAGACATATCCTTGTTCAAAGCTGCCCAACTTACATACAGCCCTACCTCAGGACAAATTTGGAGGACGCTAAGAAATATTATAATGCTATAAAGATGCCATGTtggaacaaaagaacaaataaattaatatacttcttgatagaaaattaaaataaacttgtTGAAATACATTTACTTTGGTTTCTCCTAGAATCATTTAGTCCCCTCTCATGGCCCAGAAAATGTCATGACCTTTAATTATTATATTCAGGGCAGTGAGAATTTTATACAAGTGAAACTATAGGTAAATACAAGTATTTAGGTAATACAAGTACTCAATACTTGTATCAAAGTGAATCACGAACTCAAAAAACAACTAGACGTGGGAGAAGCCACCACGAAGGATCTTCTGCTTCACCTTTGTTTTTAGGTGCTTGTCCTGTCAATAATCACTGAGTGCCTTCTGCACAGAAGGCAGGCCCCGTGCCAGGCTGGCGCTAACACAGGAACTTCCCAAGATACGATGACGTGCATTCTAGCATTTAACCCTCGCAACACTCCTAAAAAGGGAGGTGGAGcaaatattaatctcattttacagttgaagaatgTGGAGACTGTGGGGCAGTTAGGTGGTTTGCTCAAAATCACAAGGTGAGAAAAGAAGAGGACCAGCATTAACACAAGTGTCCTCACTCCCGGTCCACTATCTCCTCCGACAGTCCTAAACAGAaatctcactttcttcttttagaaacagaaatagtgtatttatttacttttgaaatgGCTATAATCCAATTTGAAATATAGAACTTTGAGGATCCTGTTTATCTTTACAGTAAAAACACTAACACTGATCCTATGCTGGAGAGCACATAAAACACcttctcatttaatcttgacaCGACTCTCTGAGGCACATTATTAACTTAATTTCCCAAGTTTAGAATCGAGGCCGAGGGTTCACGGAACGAATCCAACATCTCAGAGCTAATGAGCCGCAAGTCCAAAACCGGCCTGGAAATTCCTCCTCCTCATACTACACACTGTCCTCAGCAGCTGTacagatgttttgttttttagaattaCCTCTCCTATTTGCTAACAATGAACCACGGATACAAGATTTTATACTGAAACAACCCAGCTTATTCAGAAGCCAGACTCTCTACAACCTGAACTTTTCAAATACAGCTCCAAACCTGGAAGCAGACGTGAGACTCAAACTCTGAAAGGAAAGGACTGTTAGAAAGCCAAGCCAGGAGGCTCTCCTTCAGCCAGGACTGATTAAAAACACAACCAAATGCCTCGGGTCTCTATTTCCTCTAATCACAGCATAACCAACCAACTGAAGAGGAGGACGGAAAGGATGAAATCACACTAGGTGTACACTGATTGCAATGAGAAGTGCAGGTCACACAGAGGAACTAAACTAAACACTGAAAAGCAGTATATGTCTACTCTAAGTATAAATGTAAACTGACCCAGAGTCAAGGAGGCAAAACTACGCTTAATGTTCAGTGTCCAACAAACAGTAGTTATCAAATAATAAATACCTGCTAAATACAAATGTGAATGTTAAGGAAGCAATAAAACAAACACTTCAGAAAGAGCTTtgtcaaaaatgaataaagtttaGGACAAGTAGGGTTAGACTCCAGCTACATGGCAGAATCACATACGTGCATCATCCTACTCTCTAAACGATGTTAATTTGAGTAAATATCACTATGGTCTTATTATTTACTTTCCATTTCCCCCCTCCCTTTAAGAAAACTTCTTTTCTGAACGGATCCCCTAGCTAAGCACTTCCTCAGGCCTCCCCGGCTTCTCTCATCAGGCTTCATAAACACTAGTTCAAACTGCTGACAGGGCGATTTTGCGAGTCTGAGTAAAGCAGGGCTTCTGTCCTCAGCGGCCTGATAGTATCTACGGAGGCTATTCTCTGTAGCTGCATGACAGACTTGTCTGAATGCGGGAATCCATCCCTCAACTAAACACTCTGCCGAATGTTAGGCCATTACACCACAACACGGGAGGccatcttttatttccatttttttaacttttaagattctgCTTTTAGGTCAAAACTACCCCAATAGTAACCCTAAAGAGAACCTAATGACGATTCATTATTTTTCCTAAGAACCAAGCACAAACTTGTACCTAAGACTTTTACCCAGCgtctaaacattattttatttctttgagcctGTGTACATTTAAAAGTATCTCACAGACACAATTTCACATACACTATCTTATgaattatattagaaaatttctattttcaaaacGAAAATTGCTCCTTTGGAACTCTGTACTAGGACAATACAAATACTAGGCACtaaaattcaatttttcattttaaacgtACTGCCATATATGCAAAGTAAATAAACAGTCATTCATTTTACTAGCATCCATATTTCTTCAAAAGACAAGGCACTAAATAAGGCCATGTTTAATCTGTAAAATTACATCAGTAGGGAAGGCATCAGGTCTTTAAAAAGCATAAATCAGAAAACAGAACCAGCAGTATCATGTCACTGCCCCCACTGTCTCCTTTTTAAAGGTATCTCTTGCTGAAGATGATATCAGATTGTGAAAAGAATTCAACCCTGGGGGTTATCATGATACATTTTATAGCATAGCCATCCTTTATCTCAATGCAAGCTACTTACATAATCTGAAAAAATCAGTGGTTACTGgtgttttttaatgtcttttattGTTGCTGCTATTCCacttattttacataaaaatgtttatatgttAGGACATCAAAAGTAATGTATGTGAAAGCAGACAGAGACGTCCCTCGTTTGTACTAACCACAACCCTACTGTGTGCAATACACAGGCCCACAGACCTGCCTCATCATCCCGTTTGGCACCTGCAAATATTCCAGGACATGCAATATGTTGCTGCCCTTTCTTTTCTAAAACTGTCCATTGTTTCTCCTCACTTCACAGCCAAGGTACCAGGCATTAGGAGCTGTGGATGAGAAATCATATCAAAACGGGAAccatcaatttctttctcttaaaaatttaaatcctaGATCTAGCTGCACAACCAGTTACAGAAAGCAGCGATTTTCTGCTTAGACCACTGTTCTGCTTTGCTTACATCTACACACAATCTACAGGTAGTCCACCTGGCCCACAGCACGGGGACAGGAAGACAACTGTTGACAGAAATAATTGAGGAAGTAAGGTGGAGGCGGTCCAGAGAGTTAAACACCTTCCAAAGCATTTTTGTAAGCAGTAGATGCTCTATTACACTTCAAGTCAATGCCTGAGCTAAAAGATTAACAGGCTCACATGCTAGGAGAGAACCTAAAACTCTAACGAAGAATGGGAAGTCTAGGCAGAATGAGAACAAATCTGGGTCTATAGGAAAACCCAGCCCACTTCTTCTGTCCTGCTATATGCCTCCaaagtttccttctgttttagttgttaaatttttttacttttttccaattaattaattaattatgttttttccaaggaagattagctgtgagctaacaacagctgctaatcttcctcttttgactggggaagactggccctgagctaacatttgtgcccatcttcctctaatttaaatgtgggacacctgccaaagcACAGCTTcataagtggtgcatagatctgtgcccagggtccaaactggtgaaccccaggccatcaaagtggatagcatgaacttaaccactgcgtcatgGGGTCAGCCCTTTGGTTATTAATTTTTAACAACCTCTTTATCCTCTTTGagagcttcctctttttttgttttccatggaAAACTTCAATCTCTTCCATCCCAGTACATATTACCAAGCTATGTTTGACTTATATCCAACAATAGCAGAAAAAAGGAGGAGGCTGGGGTACCTAAGTCTTCATACAATTTAGCCAATGGCCAGAATTATTCTccccaaataaaaataagagccaCTGGCAGAGAAGTCTGAAGGGGCTATATGGCCATACTGATATTCAGCTGACAAAGAGCACTGTGATCTCTCTTCCCATCCTCAGCACTAAGATGGGAACATGACCACAGGATAAGCACTTCTGATTTTCTAGGGGAAGTCTGCCCTTTCTACCCCAGATGTTTTACAGACAATGGATAGGTAAGCCACAGAACAAGTGAACTTGTGAAATTCAAACACATCCCTGGATACCCTTTTATCGTCTCTTATAATGAGGGAACATCGGTTCTAAGAAATCAGTATAGTTGACACTTGATGATTAACATATTCCCTAAAAAAGGAATTGACTAAGAACTAATCTTTGTATAGTATCCTTGCCCAAAAGGCCTGTAGTTACCAATGCATCCATAGGTGAAATAATACAGGGAAATGTCATCAGATTCCTCCACATTTCAAATTAACGATGTCAAATGGAATTATAAAAGTTGCCATAAAACCAATTTATCTTCGTTATAAAGATACTGCAAGTTTTCTGAATCAAAATGATCTAAGATATATACATGAAATCCTTTCCCCATCTTTTTGGGGGGAGAGACAATAATTCTCCTTTCCCATCCAAGGCTTAATGAGTTTTCTTCATACCAATATTCAAAGAGCAGCAGCAATATTGAAATGGCTTGAAAATATTTCCTACTATTACTATCAGCACTGGAATCCCATATGTTACAGATTAACCAAAAAGCTCTTTAGAGAAACAGTATCCCGAGTCAGTGGTCAGTGATGCTACAGCAAAATAACTGAATTTTCTCATGAACATGCACGGAGGTAACAGGAAGACGTGCTGGTCTCAGTTTTGCTACTAACTATAGCtataaccttgagcaagtcacaaATTTCTTTGGCTCTCAGATTTTTCATCTGTTTAAATGAGGGTTAAATTAAATCTCCCATGACTTTACATGATCCAGGAATTAATTTACCCATCTGCAACAGAAGGTAAGTTGCTGATGACACAAAGTACTTAGTAACTTACGGCAGCTTCATTCTCATGAATACTCTGGCCATGAAAAAACTCAATAGGACACAGACGAACCCaatgaagagaagaagaaatctaTTGAGTTTTGGAATGTTTGGTGCATTGGATCGGTCCAGGATTATGAAACCTAAACCTCCCATTGTAAACAGGAAGCTGGATGCAAGTCCTTCCATAATATATTGTCCATTTACTCTGAAAAAGAAAGACCACAGCAAAACCATAAAtgaaaattcacagaaaaataaaaagcttttttccTTAGATTGCAATCCCTATTTCTGCCACATTTTGTGctaattttttattcttatccTTATGAGTATTTTACTACACTTCTGGATAGCCCTTTCAACAACACTCACTGAGCACCTATTACATATCAAGCACTGTTTTGGGTTCTGGAgctgcaacaacaaaaaaaacagacaaaaatcatgGAGCTTATActcaaaaaaagttttaaaacctCAACTAATACAACTGTCTATATAAAACCAGTACTCACATATTTAATTACTAGcttaaaaagccaattattatatGTATATGAACACTTTAACCAGAActttagttttgcttttaaaagttatgctatttaggggccggccccgtggccgagtggttaagtcctcgcactccactgcaggcagcccagtgtttcgtcggttcgaatcctgggtgtggacatggcactgctcatcaagccacgctgaggcggcatcccatatgccacaactagaagggcctacaactaagaatatacaactatgtactggggggctttggggagaaaaaggaaaacaataaaaaaaaatttaaaagttatgcTATTTAAACTTCTACTatcaatttcaaattaatattgAATTGGTTAGAAATGCCTcttgaaattttataattaataaaccTCTTGTTTCAAAGTGAAAATCTTTGAAGCAAGCATTGTTATCTGAGGCTCCATGAAGCCCACAACAGAACCCAGAAGGATTTCCAGCAATCTATAAACCCTTAGAATTATACACAAATTTTTGTATAAATGTGCATCTGATTTTTCTAGGGATACAGAGCTTCCAAAATTCTCAGAGTTCATGGATCCCAAAAGGCAAATTTCTCTCTTTAAGGGATAATTTATACGTTGGCATATGTAAGGaaggtatatattttttgttaacTAATTGCTTCAATTGAAAACGCAATACATGCACCAGGTTCAAAATTCAAACAGCACAATGACAACACTGTGAAAGGTCTCCCTACCATCAAGATCTCCTGCCATCTAGAGCCCCTCCCCAGAGAAGCACAGTCATCTTTCCAGGAATATTCTATGCACAGAATACCACTAATGTAAGTGTAAATACAAATACCTAACTACGTTTAGGCAGACAGTTACCAAGTGGATTCAGAAGGCAGTACAATGAGCATTGCTCAGCTGAACCAAATCATGCCGGAATGGTGTTTCAATGCTGGAATGGAACTCCCAAGTcccaaaagttatttttcttatttaatagtATAGTCTAGGGgtccataatttttttcttaatggccAGATAGTATATATCTTAGGCTTGTAGGCCACATGGTTTGTGTCACACTTACCATTGCAGTTTGAAAGCAGCCGTGGATAGTATATGAACAAATGGGCGTGCCTAGTCCACCAAACTTTATGTACAAAGAACAGGTACTCATGGTTGGCTGATTCCCAGAATAAtctataaatgtattttaaactgATACCCTCCTCTAAATAAGTGATTATTTCAATCACTGTGAAATAGTtcctaataaatgaataaataaatatacttctCTTGCTCTTACCCACTTGCCCTCTCcaaatttagcattttaaaacaGCTATTGTCTAAATACAGACGGACCCCATAGGCTTCGCTGTATTTTCAAATAAGCAGGCTTGCCCCGGCAACCTTCTTTCCCACCACCAAATCATTCAAAAAGGTATGTGTTACCTATAGGCCAAGAAAGCTACTGGTCTCTGATGCCCATGTTCATCAGTCATAGAGCCAACACTTGGAGGTTCGACAATAACATCGTAAATTATTCCTACATGAAAGACAACAGTATAAATTAGGTtggatttctaattttttaaataggattCGAGTCTTCATCTGTCTCTAAAGGTTCGTTTATACAATCATGCAACGCTTAAAGACAGggatattttctgagaaatgcagttaGCCGATTTCGTCGTGCACACACTGTAGAACgtacttacagaaacctagatggcatagcctactacacaactGGGCCCTATGGTACTAATCCTATGGGACTACCATCATCGACGGTttccgtcattgaccaaaatgctGTTATGTGGCATATGACTGTATTTAAAAATAGGAGTGCTTTGCGGCTGGCCCGGTgccgcagaggttaagttcgcatgttccacttctcggtggtccggggttcgccggttcagatctcgggtgcggacacggcactgcttggcaagccatgctgtggtaagcgtcccacatataaagtagaggaagatgggcacggatgttagctcagggccagtcttcctcagcaaaaaggggaggattggtagcagttagctcagggctaatcttcctcaaaaaaaaaaaaaaaaaaaaaaaaggagtgttTTGATGTATTATTATAATCAAATGAGGACCAGCTAATCTCCTAAACTTCAGAGAAAACATTCAGAAATTCAACTCAATATTTTAGAATGACTCGTAAAACAATATTATCTCTAAAAGAGGCATAAATTTCATAAGAGAAATTCATTCAGTAACTGTTTCTCATACTCAAGAATGACTCCACAGTAAAGGAGATTTAACATTAAAAGAGATTTAACATCATGAAAATGTTCCACATATGCTTGGATTTGTTTCTATAAATtgagaggaaattaaagaaacttTCTTAAATGCAAAACAaggagacattttaaaataacactatTAGGCAGACTGGCAATACTAGAGATTCACGAGCATTAACGTTAATGTCCATCATTATGTCATAATGCTATGGTGATCGTTGATATTAACGTCCATCAACATTAACAGTTTTCCAATTTCCCAATGCCAACATCTACTCTTTACCTTCTCCACTGTTCTCCAACATCCTCACTTCCAGCTTCCCTTAAGCATAGCAAGACTGTGTCTCCCTCAGCCTGACTGACAAAACATTCACAGAGGAATTCCCTAATCTCACTGCCCCCACAACCAAACCCACAAGCTGGTATCTGCATCcatcctcacctccctccctccagctacAACTGAGCCCCTTCTCCTATCAGTGTGGGTCCCC
The genomic region above belongs to Equus caballus isolate H_3958 breed thoroughbred chromosome 2, TB-T2T, whole genome shotgun sequence and contains:
- the OSTC gene encoding oligosaccharyltransferase complex subunit OSTC, with translation METLYRVPFLVLECPNLKLKKPPWVHMPSAMTVYALVVVSYFLITGGIIYDVIVEPPSVGSMTDEHGHQRPVAFLAYRVNGQYIMEGLASSFLFTMGGLGFIILDRSNAPNIPKLNRFLLLFIGFVCVLLSFFMARVFMRMKLPGYLMG